Proteins co-encoded in one Vibrio fortis genomic window:
- the frdA gene encoding fumarate reductase (quinol) flavoprotein subunit yields MKTITTDIAVIGAGGAGLRTAIAAAEANPELEVALISKVYPMRSHTVAAEGGSAAVIKDEDSLDNHFNDTVGGGDWLCEQDVVEYFVENATREMIQMEQWGCPWSRKENGEVNVRRFGGMKVERTWFAADKTGFHMLHTLFQTSMKYDQIKRFDEYFVVDLIVEEGEVQGLIAIHMSEGELVTIKAKSVVLATGGAGRVYHCNTNGGIVTGDGMAMAYRHGVPLRDMEFVQYHPTGLPGTGILMTEGCRGEGGIIVNKNGYRYLQDYGMGPETPVGEPKNKYMELGPRDKVSQAFWHEQQKGNTIKHPLGDVVHLDLRHLGEEYLQERLPFICELAKAYVNVDPAKEPIPIRPTVHYTMGGIETNGQCETRIKGLFAVGECASVGLHGANRLGSNSLAEFVVFGRVAGEHAVQRAAEFKGWNEESIAKQVKAVEDRIAALMNQEGDENWADIRTEMGHTMEAGCGIYRQEDLMQATIDKITELKQRYKKISIKDKGKVFNTDLLYAIEVGYGLEVAEAMVHSAILRKESRGAHQRLDDNCTERDDVNFLKHSLSFFNEDAAPTIDYSDVKITKSQPKARLYGEAAEKAAAAEKAAQDENREEEKA; encoded by the coding sequence GTGAAGACAATTACCACAGATATCGCAGTCATCGGCGCAGGCGGCGCTGGTCTTCGTACTGCTATTGCAGCGGCTGAAGCTAATCCTGAATTAGAAGTAGCACTGATTTCTAAAGTTTACCCAATGCGTTCGCACACGGTAGCGGCAGAAGGCGGTTCAGCGGCAGTAATCAAGGACGAAGATAGCCTAGATAACCACTTCAACGATACGGTTGGCGGTGGCGACTGGCTATGTGAACAGGATGTTGTTGAATACTTTGTTGAGAACGCGACTCGCGAAATGATCCAAATGGAGCAATGGGGCTGCCCATGGAGTCGTAAAGAAAACGGTGAAGTAAACGTACGCCGATTCGGCGGTATGAAGGTAGAGAGAACGTGGTTCGCAGCGGATAAAACCGGCTTCCACATGCTTCATACTCTGTTCCAGACTTCGATGAAGTACGACCAAATCAAACGATTTGATGAGTACTTTGTGGTGGATTTGATCGTTGAAGAAGGTGAAGTACAAGGCCTTATCGCGATTCACATGTCTGAAGGTGAGCTTGTTACCATCAAGGCGAAATCTGTTGTGCTAGCAACCGGTGGTGCAGGTCGTGTTTATCACTGCAACACTAACGGCGGCATTGTAACAGGCGACGGTATGGCAATGGCTTATCGCCACGGTGTACCACTACGTGATATGGAGTTCGTTCAATACCACCCAACCGGCCTACCAGGCACTGGCATCTTGATGACTGAAGGTTGTCGTGGTGAAGGCGGTATCATCGTCAATAAGAACGGCTACCGTTACCTACAAGATTACGGCATGGGCCCTGAAACGCCAGTGGGCGAGCCGAAAAACAAATACATGGAACTGGGTCCTCGCGACAAAGTTTCTCAAGCATTCTGGCACGAGCAGCAGAAAGGCAACACCATCAAGCACCCTCTTGGTGATGTGGTGCACCTTGACCTTCGCCACCTTGGTGAAGAGTACCTGCAAGAGCGTCTACCGTTCATCTGTGAGCTAGCGAAAGCTTACGTAAACGTTGACCCTGCAAAAGAGCCAATCCCAATTCGCCCAACGGTTCACTACACCATGGGTGGTATCGAAACCAACGGTCAATGTGAGACTCGCATTAAAGGTCTATTCGCGGTTGGTGAGTGTGCGTCTGTTGGTCTGCATGGTGCAAACCGCCTAGGTTCAAACTCTCTTGCTGAGTTCGTGGTATTTGGTCGCGTAGCGGGTGAACACGCGGTGCAACGCGCAGCTGAGTTCAAAGGCTGGAATGAAGAGTCTATCGCTAAACAAGTGAAAGCAGTCGAAGATCGCATCGCAGCGCTAATGAACCAAGAAGGCGACGAAAACTGGGCAGATATCCGTACTGAAATGGGTCATACCATGGAAGCAGGTTGTGGTATCTACCGTCAAGAAGACTTGATGCAAGCAACCATCGACAAGATCACTGAACTTAAGCAACGTTACAAGAAGATCAGCATTAAAGACAAAGGTAAAGTGTTCAACACTGACCTACTTTACGCTATCGAAGTGGGCTACGGCCTAGAAGTGGCGGAAGCGATGGTTCACTCAGCGATCCTTCGTAAAGAGTCTCGCGGTGCACACCAACGTCTAGACGACAACTGCACTGAGCGTGATGACGTGAACTTCCTAAAACACTCTCTATCTTTCTTCAACGAAGATGCAGCACCAACCATCGACTACAGCGACGTTAAGATCACCAAGTCTCAACCGAAAGCTCGTCTGTATGGTGAAGCAGCAGAGAAAGCGGCAGCCGCTGAAAAAGCAGCTCAAGATGAGAACCGTGAAGAGGAGAAAGCGTAA
- the frdD gene encoding fumarate reductase subunit FrdD, with translation MNPSYKVNRAPKRSDEPIWWGLFGAGGTWFAMITPITILVLGILVPMGIIDAEAMSYERVSGFATSIIGGLFVIGTLALPMWHAMHRVHHGMHDLKFHTGVVGKVACYAFAGLISALAVIFVFMI, from the coding sequence ATGAACCCAAGTTACAAAGTAAATCGTGCTCCTAAACGTTCTGACGAGCCAATCTGGTGGGGCCTATTTGGCGCTGGCGGCACGTGGTTTGCGATGATCACCCCAATCACGATTCTGGTATTAGGCATCTTAGTGCCAATGGGCATTATCGACGCAGAAGCGATGAGCTACGAGCGTGTGTCTGGCTTCGCTACCAGCATCATTGGTGGTCTATTTGTGATTGGCACACTAGCTCTACCTATGTGGCACGCAATGCACCGTGTTCACCACGGCATGCACGACCTTAAGTTCCACACAGGTGTTGTAGGTAAGGTTGCATGCTACGCATTCGCAGGCTTAATCAGCGCATTGGCTGTGATCTTTGTGTTTATGATTTAA
- the frdC gene encoding fumarate reductase subunit FrdC: MSNRKPYVREMNRTWWSNHPFYRFYMLREATVLPLVLFTVFLTFGLGALVKGPESWQTWLDFMANPLIVGINIVALLGSLLHAQTFFSMMPQVMPIRIKGKLLDKKLIVLGQWAAVAFISLIVLVVV, translated from the coding sequence ATGAGCAACCGTAAACCTTATGTTCGCGAAATGAACCGTACGTGGTGGAGCAACCATCCGTTCTACCGCTTCTACATGCTACGTGAAGCAACGGTACTGCCACTTGTGCTATTCACGGTGTTCTTGACCTTTGGTCTAGGCGCGCTTGTGAAAGGGCCTGAGTCTTGGCAAACATGGCTAGATTTCATGGCGAACCCTTTAATCGTCGGTATTAACATCGTCGCGCTACTGGGTAGCCTGCTTCATGCTCAAACTTTCTTTAGCATGATGCCTCAGGTAATGCCGATCCGCATCAAAGGCAAACTGCTCGATAAAAAACTTATCGTACTAGGCCAATGGGCAGCGGTAGCCTTTATCTCATTAATCGTTCTTGTTGTGGTTTAA
- a CDS encoding SPFH domain-containing protein has product MESRGLGQGLKVEERRQLLHKGLKAAVFGVPLLALGLTINSSVLMTDAGYSYVHQNNITGELDVFTEPGIHFRMPFLSKITKYDQVITVSFGNSKGEDFYQRLDPVQVRFADTYIGQIPVTFRFKLSNDPQAVEKMHKEFRNNSNLIDALLVKNARNVTVITATQYTGEEFFQGGLNQFKSKLGDQLREGIYLTERRQVEVEELELAPVGANQSNSNQLQRTNQLVWKTVPVVDNTGQPIRQDNPLQQYGIQVTQVTIGDPQPEKQLDQLLADKKRLVADRIRAIQEQETSKAQAETEQLRKEIQRTREVQDAQRSKELAIIAQQKEVEVARQIAEREIVEVEKTKRLAEVEKEKELATAEANLAIQKANALSAEFEAKAILEKGRAEAEVLKAKYAALGANREVYLAELNRDVANSLYNNLQNFQVQMPQNYIGGGEETGLKTNLDVITGFGALGLMDQTKKVTQQ; this is encoded by the coding sequence ATGGAAAGCAGAGGCTTAGGACAGGGTTTGAAAGTAGAAGAGAGACGTCAGCTCCTACATAAAGGACTCAAAGCAGCAGTATTTGGTGTTCCACTGCTCGCGTTAGGCTTAACAATTAATAGCTCAGTGCTGATGACCGATGCCGGTTACAGCTACGTGCACCAAAATAACATTACCGGTGAACTTGATGTGTTCACAGAACCTGGCATTCACTTTCGCATGCCATTTCTGTCTAAAATCACCAAGTATGACCAAGTCATCACCGTGTCGTTTGGTAACAGCAAAGGGGAAGATTTCTATCAGAGGCTAGATCCGGTACAGGTACGTTTTGCTGATACCTATATCGGGCAGATCCCAGTAACGTTCCGCTTTAAGCTGAGCAACGATCCGCAAGCTGTGGAAAAGATGCATAAAGAGTTTCGTAACAACAGTAACTTGATTGATGCCTTGCTGGTGAAGAACGCGCGTAACGTGACTGTGATTACCGCAACTCAATACACGGGTGAAGAGTTCTTCCAAGGTGGTTTGAACCAGTTTAAGTCTAAACTCGGTGATCAACTGCGTGAAGGTATCTACCTAACCGAGCGTCGCCAAGTAGAAGTGGAAGAGTTAGAGCTAGCACCTGTCGGGGCAAATCAGTCGAACTCGAACCAACTACAACGAACGAATCAGTTAGTGTGGAAGACGGTTCCTGTCGTAGACAATACTGGTCAGCCAATTCGTCAGGATAATCCGCTGCAACAATATGGTATTCAAGTAACGCAGGTGACAATTGGTGATCCGCAGCCAGAGAAGCAGCTTGATCAGCTATTGGCGGACAAGAAGCGCTTAGTTGCAGATCGTATTCGAGCGATTCAAGAGCAGGAGACGTCAAAAGCACAGGCTGAGACAGAGCAGTTACGTAAAGAGATTCAGCGTACTCGTGAAGTGCAAGATGCTCAACGAAGCAAAGAGCTCGCTATCATCGCCCAGCAAAAAGAGGTTGAAGTTGCACGTCAAATCGCTGAACGTGAAATCGTAGAAGTTGAAAAGACTAAGCGACTGGCTGAGGTTGAGAAAGAGAAGGAGCTCGCGACTGCAGAAGCGAACCTGGCGATTCAAAAAGCCAATGCTTTATCTGCAGAGTTTGAAGCGAAAGCGATTCTTGAAAAAGGTCGAGCAGAAGCAGAAGTATTGAAAGCGAAGTATGCTGCACTTGGTGCCAACCGTGAGGTGTACCTCGCTGAGCTCAACCGCGATGTGGCGAACTCGCTGTACAATAATCTGCAAAACTTCCAAGTTCAGATGCCGCAAAACTACATCGGTGGCGGTGAAGAGACTGGCTTGAAAACCAACCTTGATGTGATTACAGGCTTCGGCGCATTAGGCTTAATGGACCAGACCAAGAAGGTCACACAGCAATAA
- the asd gene encoding archaetidylserine decarboxylase (Phosphatidylserine decarboxylase is synthesized as a single chain precursor. Generation of the pyruvoyl active site from a Ser is coupled to cleavage of a Gly-Ser bond between the larger (beta) and smaller (alpha chains). It is an integral membrane protein.) — protein sequence MDKIKVGLQYWIPQHGLTRLVGKLASAKAGGLTTAIINWFIKQYKVNMDEALHSDPKHFKTFNEFFVRELKEGMRPIAEGESVIVHPADARVSQFGPITDGKLIQAKGHDFSARELLGGDANLAEEFKDGEFATLYLSPSDYHRVHMPCDGTLRQMIYVPGDLFSVNPLTAENVPNLFARNERVVCIFDTEFGPMAQVLVGATIVGSIEQVWAGTITPPRGNTVYKWDYPAEGDKAVILKKGEEMGRFKLGSTVINLFAKDAIKFDESMANGEKTVLGTPYAHIASAEAEAEAEAENVQADDAEQE from the coding sequence ATGGATAAGATCAAAGTTGGATTGCAGTACTGGATTCCACAACATGGACTGACTCGTCTGGTCGGTAAACTAGCGTCAGCTAAAGCGGGCGGTTTAACCACAGCGATCATCAACTGGTTCATCAAGCAGTACAAAGTGAACATGGATGAAGCCCTTCACAGCGATCCAAAACACTTCAAGACCTTCAACGAGTTCTTCGTACGTGAGCTTAAAGAAGGCATGCGTCCAATCGCAGAAGGCGAATCTGTCATTGTGCACCCAGCCGATGCACGCGTAAGCCAATTTGGCCCGATTACAGATGGCAAACTGATCCAAGCGAAAGGTCATGATTTCTCAGCGCGCGAACTACTAGGTGGCGACGCTAACCTAGCTGAAGAGTTTAAAGACGGTGAATTCGCGACTCTGTACCTATCACCAAGTGATTACCACCGCGTTCATATGCCGTGCGACGGTACACTGCGCCAGATGATCTACGTTCCAGGTGATCTGTTCTCTGTAAACCCACTAACAGCCGAAAACGTTCCTAACCTATTTGCTCGTAATGAGCGTGTAGTGTGTATCTTCGATACTGAATTTGGCCCAATGGCACAAGTTCTGGTCGGTGCAACAATCGTAGGTAGTATTGAGCAAGTTTGGGCTGGCACCATTACACCACCGCGCGGTAACACGGTTTACAAATGGGATTACCCAGCAGAAGGTGACAAAGCAGTTATCCTGAAAAAAGGCGAAGAGATGGGCCGTTTCAAGCTAGGCTCAACTGTTATCAACCTATTTGCTAAAGATGCCATCAAGTTCGATGAGAGCATGGCAAACGGTGAGAAAACAGTTCTAGGTACGCCTTACGCGCACATCGCGTCAGCAGAAGCAGAAGCAGAAGCAGAAGCAGAAAACGTACAAGCAGACGACGCTGAGCAAGAATAA
- a CDS encoding histidine ammonia-lyase produces the protein MKQLLLALLPLALAGCNSSSDSNTPPTTTTVKVFSSIENCSTAVDVPNCAFEKGIYVLKVGSTITDEQHQRVITQATNFSNWANEEVKQQLNQKTLVIGVMETEPSEENEDSTEVQFVVTLSQDKKIADGVELVYTNIENVDETQRATTYQKLMQLFDYYVDENQNNSLGQGLDAAYLGFKQLLVAQGAAANLINVEALHFDECPYGNGQLSTIAAERALGTNTPCATEDGEDPAPNGKIDDIHAISGVNMNPGALLGLMYEYKVNPAISEGGGELIGSKGSKFKATGQVGSGTLDSNPSDMFISWANPAFAPLNEYLKAKFLVNKK, from the coding sequence ATGAAACAGTTACTCTTAGCACTCTTACCTCTTGCTCTCGCAGGCTGTAATAGCTCATCAGACAGCAATACGCCCCCTACAACAACGACCGTTAAGGTATTTTCATCAATTGAAAACTGCTCTACTGCAGTGGATGTCCCTAATTGTGCATTTGAGAAAGGCATTTATGTGCTCAAAGTTGGCTCAACGATTACGGATGAGCAACACCAGCGTGTCATCACTCAAGCAACAAACTTTAGCAACTGGGCTAATGAAGAAGTTAAGCAGCAACTGAATCAAAAAACACTGGTGATAGGTGTTATGGAAACGGAACCCAGTGAAGAAAATGAAGATAGTACAGAAGTACAATTTGTTGTAACTCTCAGCCAAGACAAGAAAATCGCGGATGGTGTTGAGCTGGTTTACACCAACATTGAAAATGTCGACGAAACACAACGTGCAACCACATACCAAAAACTGATGCAGCTGTTTGACTACTACGTCGATGAAAACCAGAACAACTCCCTTGGCCAAGGTTTAGATGCCGCTTATTTAGGTTTCAAACAATTACTTGTCGCTCAAGGTGCTGCAGCTAACCTCATCAACGTAGAAGCACTTCACTTCGATGAGTGCCCGTATGGCAATGGGCAACTATCCACTATCGCAGCTGAACGAGCATTGGGTACAAATACACCGTGCGCAACAGAGGATGGCGAAGATCCTGCACCAAATGGCAAGATTGATGACATTCATGCGATCAGTGGCGTTAACATGAACCCTGGCGCGCTACTTGGGCTGATGTACGAATACAAAGTTAACCCTGCAATCAGCGAGGGTGGCGGTGAATTAATTGGCTCAAAAGGCAGTAAATTCAAAGCTACTGGTCAAGTCGGATCAGGTACTCTCGATAGCAATCCGAGTGATATGTTTATCTCGTGGGCAAACCCTGCTTTTGCCCCTCTCAATGAGTATCTAAAAGCAAAGTTCTTAGTGAATAAGAAATAG
- a CDS encoding DMT family transporter, with product MGFEWLALAAAFLWAIASLMSVKPAQHLGSFAYSRWRMGCTAIMLSTMAWITGGWATVETDLITPMMLSGLIGIFIGDTALFACLNRMGPRQAGLLFSCHAVFSAIFGYFLFSESMTSLELIGSALVFSGVLTAIFFGRKGQANNQFETIKGTVWIGVALGLTAAICQALGGIIAKPVMQTNIDPVAASAIRMITAFIAHSLFRLTGARLSRAVNPINGNILFITAINGFLAMAVGMTLILYALQEGNVGMVALLSSTTPIMLLPILWIYTKQRPNAYAWIGAIVAVVGTGILVS from the coding sequence ATGGGATTTGAATGGTTGGCCTTAGCTGCGGCTTTTTTGTGGGCGATTGCCAGCTTGATGTCGGTGAAACCGGCTCAGCACTTAGGGTCATTCGCTTATAGTCGCTGGCGGATGGGTTGCACTGCCATCATGCTCTCAACTATGGCTTGGATCACCGGTGGTTGGGCAACCGTAGAAACAGACTTAATCACGCCAATGATGCTGTCAGGTTTGATTGGTATCTTTATTGGTGACACCGCCCTATTTGCTTGTTTGAACCGAATGGGACCACGCCAAGCCGGTTTACTGTTCTCTTGTCACGCCGTGTTTTCTGCCATTTTTGGCTACTTCCTGTTTAGTGAAAGCATGACTAGCCTGGAGCTCATCGGCTCTGCGCTGGTGTTTAGTGGTGTACTCACTGCTATTTTCTTCGGCCGTAAAGGGCAAGCAAACAACCAGTTTGAGACCATCAAAGGCACGGTTTGGATTGGTGTGGCTTTGGGGCTAACCGCGGCAATTTGCCAGGCATTGGGTGGTATTATCGCCAAACCCGTGATGCAGACGAACATCGACCCCGTTGCTGCCTCGGCCATTCGAATGATCACCGCGTTTATCGCCCACTCACTATTTCGATTAACAGGAGCAAGGTTGTCGCGCGCGGTCAATCCAATCAACGGCAACATACTTTTCATTACTGCGATTAACGGCTTTCTCGCGATGGCGGTAGGGATGACGCTGATTCTCTATGCACTGCAAGAAGGGAATGTCGGAATGGTGGCACTGTTATCATCAACAACGCCGATCATGCTGCTGCCTATTTTATGGATTTATACTAAGCAAAGACCGAACGCCTACGCTTGGATTGGCGCGATTGTCGCCGTAGTGGGAACGGGTATATTAGTCAGCTAA
- the epmA gene encoding elongation factor P--(R)-beta-lysine ligase, whose translation MNQANWQPAAPIKQLKQRALLIRQIRNFFFERDVMEVDTPAMSHATVTDVHLHTFKTEFVGPGYADGQKLFFMTSPEFHMKRLLAAGSGCIYQIAKAFRNEENGRYHNPEFMMLEWYRVGFDHHKLMDEMDDLLQLVLKSGKAERMTYQNAFLAVLGVCPLEGSMAELKVCAGKLGLSDIAEPEQDRDTLLQLLFSIGVEPKVGQQVPAFVYDFPASQAALAKINLQDNRVADRFEVYFKGIELANGFHELDNPQEQLQRFEEDNQKRIEMGLEPQPIDYHLIEALKSGLPSCAGVALGIDRLIMLAMGHDHIDEVTAFPFPRA comes from the coding sequence ATGAACCAAGCTAACTGGCAGCCAGCTGCGCCGATTAAGCAGTTGAAACAACGTGCTTTATTGATTCGTCAGATCAGAAACTTCTTTTTTGAGCGTGACGTAATGGAGGTCGACACGCCTGCGATGAGCCACGCGACCGTCACCGATGTGCATTTACACACTTTCAAAACGGAGTTTGTTGGCCCTGGGTATGCAGATGGTCAAAAGCTGTTTTTCATGACCAGCCCAGAATTTCACATGAAACGTCTTTTGGCGGCAGGCAGCGGTTGTATCTATCAAATAGCTAAAGCCTTTCGTAATGAAGAGAACGGTCGTTACCACAACCCTGAATTTATGATGTTGGAGTGGTATCGAGTAGGTTTCGATCATCATAAATTAATGGATGAGATGGATGACTTGCTTCAGCTAGTTCTGAAATCGGGCAAGGCAGAGCGCATGACCTATCAAAACGCATTTCTTGCTGTGCTAGGAGTGTGCCCACTGGAAGGTTCAATGGCAGAGCTGAAAGTGTGTGCAGGCAAATTAGGCCTGAGTGATATTGCGGAACCGGAACAAGACAGAGACACTTTGTTGCAGCTTCTGTTTAGCATCGGCGTGGAGCCTAAAGTTGGCCAGCAAGTACCGGCTTTTGTTTATGACTTCCCAGCGTCTCAAGCTGCACTGGCTAAGATTAACCTACAAGACAATCGCGTAGCTGATCGCTTCGAGGTTTACTTTAAAGGCATTGAGTTGGCGAACGGGTTCCACGAATTGGATAACCCGCAAGAGCAGTTACAGCGCTTTGAAGAAGACAATCAAAAGCGTATCGAGATGGGGTTGGAGCCACAACCGATCGATTACCACCTTATTGAAGCGTTGAAGTCGGGTTTACCAAGTTGTGCAGGTGTAGCACTAGGTATAGACCGATTAATCATGCTAGCAATGGGGCATGATCATATCGACGAAGTGACGGCATTTCCTTTCCCACGCGCTTAA
- a CDS encoding succinate dehydrogenase/fumarate reductase iron-sulfur subunit, which yields MSANRIQKVDILRYDPEKDAEPYMQTFEVPFDETMSVLDAIGYIKDNLDKDLSYRWSCRMAICGSCGIMVDGVPKLACKSFLRDYPNGLTIEPLANFPIEKDLIVDMTPFIERLEAIKPYIIGNDRKPEDGTNLQTPEQMAKYKQFAGCINCGLCYAACPQFGLNPEFIGPAALTLAHRYNLDSRDNGKDERMKLINGENGAWGCTFVGYCSEVCPKKVDPAAAVNQGKVESSMDFVISMFKPDGTPAKAAEEA from the coding sequence ATGTCAGCAAACCGTATCCAAAAAGTAGACATTCTGCGCTACGACCCAGAGAAAGATGCAGAACCTTACATGCAAACTTTCGAAGTGCCATTTGATGAAACGATGTCTGTGTTAGACGCCATTGGTTACATCAAAGACAACCTAGATAAAGATCTGTCATATCGCTGGTCTTGTCGTATGGCGATTTGTGGTTCTTGCGGCATCATGGTTGATGGCGTGCCAAAACTAGCCTGTAAGAGCTTCTTACGTGACTACCCGAACGGCCTGACTATCGAACCATTGGCTAACTTCCCAATCGAGAAAGATTTGATTGTCGACATGACGCCGTTCATCGAGCGCCTAGAAGCGATTAAGCCTTACATCATTGGTAACGACCGTAAGCCAGAAGATGGCACTAACCTGCAAACACCAGAGCAGATGGCGAAATACAAACAGTTCGCTGGCTGTATCAACTGTGGTCTTTGCTATGCAGCGTGTCCTCAGTTCGGTCTCAACCCAGAGTTCATTGGCCCTGCGGCACTGACTCTTGCACACCGTTACAACCTAGACAGCCGTGATAATGGTAAAGATGAGCGTATGAAGCTTATCAACGGTGAAAACGGTGCTTGGGGTTGTACGTTCGTGGGTTACTGTTCTGAAGTGTGTCCGAAGAAAGTAGACCCAGCAGCGGCGGTTAACCAAGGCAAAGTTGAGTCTTCAATGGACTTCGTTATCTCAATGTTCAAACCTGACGGTACGCCAGCGAAAGCGGCAGAGGAGGCATAA
- a CDS encoding SLC13 family permease: MPKLNVGVLVKLLICFAIPLGVLFMPIDSIPIDDLTLIQHRLLAIFLLAALLWVLEPVPVFATSILIITLEVIMISDKGLHLFRQPPAGHDLGELIKYTDIFSAFSSPIIILFMGGFALAIAASKYELDNNLARVLLKPFGTEPRYIMLGLMLITAVFSMFMSNTATTVMMLALLGPIVASAPKGDLGIKALVLCIPIAANTGGIATPIGTPPNAIALQYLTGENTIDFLSWMMMGLPFVIIQLTIAWVLLQKFFPSQQKNMVLRLDGQFKKSWRAIVVYVTFAATILLWMTTKLHGMNTYVVSIIPLAVFTLTGIMGKEELKLINWDVLWLVAGGIAIGIGLDKTGLAAALAHAIDYESLSPAAVVLTLSIVCWLMANFMSNTATANLLMPIAAAIGASMESLAAIGGLQGLLVVVAFSASLGMILPVSTPPNSLAYSTGLIESKDMAKMGVILGVVGLAIVYLAMFLFV; this comes from the coding sequence ATGCCTAAGCTCAATGTTGGCGTTCTCGTTAAATTGCTGATCTGCTTTGCAATTCCGTTAGGTGTGCTTTTTATGCCTATCGACTCCATTCCCATTGACGATTTGACCTTAATTCAACATCGTCTGTTGGCTATCTTCCTACTCGCTGCTCTACTTTGGGTTTTGGAGCCTGTTCCTGTTTTTGCGACCTCGATCCTGATCATCACCCTTGAAGTGATCATGATATCCGACAAAGGCTTGCACCTATTCAGACAGCCACCAGCCGGCCATGATTTAGGGGAACTGATCAAATACACCGATATCTTCAGCGCCTTCTCTTCGCCAATCATCATTCTATTCATGGGTGGTTTTGCATTGGCGATCGCGGCGTCTAAGTATGAGTTGGATAACAACTTAGCGCGCGTTCTTCTGAAACCTTTTGGGACAGAACCTCGCTACATCATGCTCGGACTGATGCTGATCACCGCGGTATTTTCAATGTTCATGTCGAATACCGCGACTACGGTGATGATGCTCGCGCTGCTTGGCCCGATTGTCGCATCCGCACCGAAAGGAGATTTAGGTATTAAAGCCTTAGTATTGTGTATTCCAATCGCGGCTAATACGGGGGGTATTGCAACGCCGATCGGGACACCACCGAACGCAATAGCATTGCAATACCTGACCGGAGAAAACACCATCGACTTCCTCAGCTGGATGATGATGGGTCTGCCTTTTGTAATTATCCAGCTGACGATTGCTTGGGTTCTGTTGCAGAAGTTTTTTCCGTCCCAACAGAAGAACATGGTGTTAAGACTCGATGGTCAGTTTAAAAAGAGTTGGCGCGCTATCGTGGTTTACGTCACCTTTGCGGCAACGATTCTGTTGTGGATGACGACCAAATTGCACGGCATGAACACCTATGTAGTTTCTATCATTCCACTGGCTGTGTTCACCTTAACCGGCATCATGGGTAAAGAAGAGCTCAAACTGATTAACTGGGACGTTTTGTGGTTGGTTGCCGGTGGTATCGCGATTGGCATTGGGTTAGACAAGACTGGATTGGCAGCCGCACTGGCGCACGCGATTGATTATGAATCCCTCTCTCCTGCGGCTGTCGTTCTGACTCTATCGATTGTGTGTTGGTTGATGGCGAACTTCATGTCCAATACTGCAACAGCTAACTTATTGATGCCGATTGCGGCGGCTATTGGGGCATCTATGGAGAGCTTGGCTGCGATCGGTGGCTTACAAGGACTGCTCGTCGTTGTCGCCTTCTCAGCTTCCCTCGGCATGATTCTACCCGTCTCAACACCACCAAACTCGCTCGCCTACTCGACCGGCCTTATCGAAAGCAAAGACATGGCGAAAATGGGCGTTATCTTAGGTGTTGTGGGTCTTGCTATTGTCTACCTAGCAATGTTCTTATTCGTCTAA